The Egibacteraceae bacterium genome includes a region encoding these proteins:
- the serS gene encoding serine--tRNA ligase: MIDIRLLREDRGEVAAALARRGVAAETLAHARALDEERRALITAGDELRAEQNARSRAIGGAAPDERPALIDAVKQVSARLDELEPRQAEAEARLDEALVRIPNLPHPDAPDGADETDAVEVAAFGGKPSFDFPVRDHLEIGEALGLIDVARAAKVSGSRFAYLLGQAVLLELALVRYALDRLVAAGFTPVVPPVLTRAEPLFGTAFLPGGAEQLYEIPKDDLYLVGTSEVPLAGMHLDEILAAEDLPVRYAGFSTCFRREAGTYGKDTRGIFRVHQFDKVEMFSFVLAEDSPAEHLRILEVQEAILRAIEVPYRVVDIAIGDLGASAARKFDCEAWMPAQERYREVTSCSNCTDYQARRLRSRVKRERATEPVHTLNGTAVAVGRTIIAILENHQREDGSVEIPPALVEQGAPAVIRPR; this comes from the coding sequence ATGATCGACATCCGTCTGCTGCGCGAGGACCGCGGCGAGGTCGCCGCGGCCCTGGCGCGCCGCGGGGTGGCCGCGGAGACGCTCGCGCACGCCCGCGCCCTCGACGAGGAGCGGCGCGCGCTCATCACCGCGGGGGACGAGCTGCGTGCCGAGCAGAACGCCCGGTCCCGCGCGATCGGTGGCGCCGCGCCCGACGAGCGGCCCGCGCTGATAGACGCGGTCAAGCAGGTGTCGGCCCGCCTCGACGAGCTCGAGCCCCGGCAGGCCGAGGCCGAGGCGCGCCTCGACGAGGCCCTCGTGCGGATCCCGAACCTTCCTCATCCCGACGCGCCCGACGGCGCCGACGAAACCGACGCCGTGGAGGTCGCCGCCTTCGGTGGCAAGCCGTCGTTCGACTTCCCCGTCCGCGACCACCTCGAGATCGGCGAGGCGCTCGGGCTCATCGACGTGGCGCGCGCGGCGAAGGTGTCGGGCAGCCGGTTCGCCTACCTGCTCGGACAGGCCGTGCTGCTCGAGCTCGCACTCGTGCGCTACGCCCTCGACCGCCTCGTCGCCGCGGGGTTCACGCCGGTCGTCCCGCCGGTGCTCACCCGCGCGGAGCCGCTGTTCGGCACGGCGTTCCTGCCCGGCGGCGCCGAGCAGCTCTACGAGATCCCCAAGGACGACCTCTACCTCGTCGGCACGTCGGAGGTGCCGCTGGCCGGCATGCACCTCGACGAGATCCTGGCGGCCGAGGACCTGCCTGTGCGCTACGCCGGCTTCTCGACCTGCTTCCGCCGGGAGGCGGGCACCTACGGCAAGGACACGCGCGGCATCTTCCGCGTCCACCAGTTCGACAAGGTGGAGATGTTCTCGTTCGTGCTGGCGGAGGACTCCCCGGCCGAGCACCTGCGGATCCTGGAGGTGCAGGAGGCGATCCTGCGCGCCATCGAGGTGCCGTACCGGGTGGTGGACATCGCCATCGGCGACCTCGGCGCCTCGGCGGCCCGCAAGTTCGACTGCGAGGCCTGGATGCCGGCGCAGGAGCGCTACCGCGAGGTCACCTCGTGCTCGAACTGCACCGACTACCAGGCGCGGCGCCTGCGCAGCCGGGTCAAGCGCGAGCGCGCCACCGAGCCGGTGCACACCCTCAACGGCACGGCGGTGGCGGTGGGCCGCACCATCATCGCGATCCTGGAGAACCACCAGCGCGAGGACGGCTCGGTGGAGATCCCGCCGGCGCTGGTGGAGCAGGGGGCCCCGGCGGTCATCCGGCCGCGGTAG